A stretch of the Geovibrio thiophilus genome encodes the following:
- a CDS encoding ammonium transporter: MKFVAGVLTLLLSVTAFAGEGEINSGDTAWVLVSAALVLFMLPGLAMFYGGMVRAKNALNTMMFSFIAMAVIGVQWVLIGFSVAFGDSGSSVWGSLQYVLMSGSFASELSGSIPLSVFAMFQGMFAIITCALISGAIVERMKFSAFIVFIVVWATIVYAPIAHWVWGAGGWLLERGALDFAGGTVVHFSSGTAALALAIVLGNRKDFMKSATIPHNVGYTLIGAGILWFGWFGFNAGSALSAGEGAGVAFVNTLVAPGAAGLGWLLMEALKSKPSGIGLASGIVAGLVAITPAAGFVEPWAALIIGFVAGIICFYGCRLKFIFKLDESLDVFGIHGIGGFWGAIATGIFATVGAEGLIKGNAHQVWLQFEGVMAAGVYSFVLSFIIALVIKYTMGIRASAEAETEGLDISLHGEHVIKL, encoded by the coding sequence ATGAAATTTGTAGCAGGTGTGTTAACACTTCTTTTATCTGTAACGGCATTTGCGGGCGAAGGCGAAATCAATTCGGGCGATACTGCATGGGTTCTTGTATCCGCGGCTTTGGTTTTGTTTATGCTGCCCGGTCTGGCGATGTTCTACGGCGGTATGGTTCGCGCTAAAAACGCCCTGAACACAATGATGTTTTCTTTTATAGCAATGGCTGTAATAGGTGTTCAGTGGGTTCTTATAGGTTTTTCCGTTGCTTTCGGCGACAGCGGTTCTTCCGTTTGGGGCAGCCTTCAGTATGTACTCATGAGCGGCTCATTTGCCAGCGAGCTCAGCGGAAGCATCCCTCTTTCGGTTTTTGCTATGTTTCAGGGCATGTTCGCCATTATCACCTGCGCTCTCATAAGCGGCGCGATTGTGGAAAGAATGAAGTTCTCTGCTTTTATAGTTTTTATAGTTGTTTGGGCGACAATAGTTTATGCTCCTATAGCACACTGGGTATGGGGCGCCGGCGGCTGGCTCCTTGAAAGAGGTGCGCTTGACTTCGCAGGCGGAACTGTTGTTCACTTCTCATCAGGCACTGCGGCTCTTGCACTCGCCATAGTTCTAGGCAACAGAAAGGATTTCATGAAAAGCGCCACAATACCTCACAACGTGGGCTACACACTCATCGGAGCGGGCATACTCTGGTTCGGCTGGTTCGGCTTTAACGCGGGCAGCGCGCTCAGCGCAGGCGAAGGAGCAGGCGTAGCTTTCGTGAACACTCTCGTTGCCCCCGGCGCTGCGGGTCTCGGCTGGCTCCTTATGGAAGCTCTTAAATCCAAGCCCAGCGGCATAGGTCTTGCCTCCGGTATTGTTGCCGGTCTCGTTGCCATCACTCCGGCGGCAGGCTTTGTTGAGCCGTGGGCGGCACTGATCATCGGCTTCGTTGCGGGGATAATCTGCTTCTACGGATGCAGGCTTAAATTCATCTTCAAGCTGGATGAGTCTCTGGATGTTTTCGGCATACACGGTATAGGCGGTTTCTGGGGTGCTATAGCCACGGGCATATTCGCCACTGTCGGCGCAGAAGGTCTCATAAAGGGCAACGCACATCAGGTATGGCTTCAGTTTGAAGGCGTAATGGCTGCGGGTGTATATTCTTTCGTACTCAGCTTTATAATCGCTCTTGTAATTAAATACACAATGGGGATCAGAGCATCTGCCGAGGCTGAAACCGAAGGTCTCGACATCAGTCTTCATGGTGAACACGTAATAAAACTTTAA
- a CDS encoding menaquinone biosynthetic enzyme MqnA/MqnD family protein, whose amino-acid sequence MLVIGQIDYANVYPIFHQLNKHKEYRFVKGVPSYLNTALREGVIDLSPCSSIEYAKSFEDYILIPGISISSTEKVKSVMLYSEVPIEDLKGRKVFLTGESGTSVVLFRILVNEMYGFQPEFTDQPEGAEAKVLIGDKALFELYNGQNKYVYDLCTLWNAFTGLPFVFALWIARKDAVRAKRAEFEMFAGQLDEIKKDSKSNLAALLDHYSMKGLTSYQIIDYWETMDYSLSDRHVQGLLRFYSYAKKYGAIKEIPPINFFV is encoded by the coding sequence ATGCTTGTAATCGGGCAGATAGACTATGCAAACGTCTACCCCATCTTTCATCAGCTGAACAAACACAAGGAATACAGGTTCGTAAAAGGCGTGCCGTCTTATCTTAATACGGCTCTCAGGGAAGGGGTGATAGACCTCTCGCCGTGCAGCAGCATAGAATACGCCAAATCCTTTGAGGATTATATTCTCATTCCCGGAATTTCAATTAGCAGCACTGAAAAGGTTAAGAGCGTGATGCTTTACTCCGAGGTTCCGATCGAGGATCTGAAAGGGCGCAAGGTTTTTCTCACAGGGGAATCAGGCACGAGTGTTGTTCTGTTCAGGATTCTGGTGAATGAAATGTACGGCTTTCAGCCGGAATTTACCGACCAGCCGGAAGGTGCTGAAGCGAAGGTTCTCATAGGTGATAAGGCGCTTTTTGAGCTTTACAACGGGCAGAATAAGTATGTTTACGACCTCTGCACCCTGTGGAACGCTTTCACCGGTCTGCCGTTTGTTTTTGCCCTCTGGATAGCCAGAAAGGATGCTGTCAGGGCTAAAAGGGCGGAGTTTGAAATGTTTGCCGGTCAGCTTGATGAGATCAAAAAGGACAGTAAATCGAATCTCGCCGCACTGCTTGATCATTATTCAATGAAAGGGCTTACCTCATATCAGATTATAGATTACTGGGAGACAATGGATTACAGCCTGTCGGACAGACATGTTCAGGGGCTCCTGCGCTTCTACAGCTACGCCAAGAAATACGGCGCCATAAAGGAAATCCCTCCTATTAATTTCTTTGTTTGA
- a CDS encoding tRNA (cytidine(34)-2'-O)-methyltransferase, with protein MIKIALIEPEIPQNTGNIGRICVGADCELLLVGKLGFSMDDKYMKRAGLDYWEKVRLQRIDTVNEFFNKYDTPEYTLAFLSKKSEKIYTEIPAKNDGTLVLVFGKETLGLSDEILQQYADRSYRIPTTGNVRSLNIANTVSIVTFDVLRRLDFAGLERRTCL; from the coding sequence ATGATTAAAATTGCCCTCATAGAACCTGAAATACCTCAGAACACAGGAAATATAGGCAGAATATGCGTGGGGGCGGACTGTGAACTGCTCCTTGTGGGAAAGCTCGGTTTCTCCATGGATGACAAATACATGAAAAGAGCCGGGCTGGACTACTGGGAAAAAGTTCGTCTGCAACGCATTGACACTGTTAATGAATTTTTTAACAAATACGATACTCCCGAATACACCCTTGCATTTCTCTCCAAAAAGAGTGAAAAAATCTATACGGAAATACCCGCAAAAAACGACGGCACTCTTGTGCTGGTCTTCGGCAAGGAGACTCTGGGGCTTTCCGATGAAATCCTGCAACAGTACGCTGACAGAAGCTACCGCATTCCCACCACGGGAAATGTGCGCAGCCTGAATATCGCAAACACAGTTTCCATCGTTACATTTGATGTCCTGAGGAGACTGGACTTCGCAGGGCTGGAGAGGAGAACATGCTTGTAA
- the rsfS gene encoding ribosome silencing factor — protein MAEDTLLKDIVQFLDDKKAEHIEIYKIAEKSSLADYLVIATANSNTHANSLADFILHELKGKKIEPQGLDGYRVSKWICIDFGYILLNIMCEDERNYYNLESIWGGCTKIDASQFIEAPQKQN, from the coding sequence ATGGCTGAAGACACACTTTTGAAGGACATAGTACAGTTCCTTGACGACAAGAAAGCGGAACATATTGAGATTTACAAAATCGCTGAGAAAAGCTCTCTGGCGGATTATCTTGTGATTGCCACCGCAAACTCAAACACACACGCAAACTCTCTGGCAGATTTTATCCTCCATGAGCTCAAAGGCAAGAAGATTGAACCTCAGGGGCTTGACGGCTACAGGGTATCAAAATGGATCTGCATAGATTTCGGTTATATCCTCCTGAACATTATGTGCGAGGATGAAAGAAACTATTATAACCTTGAATCAATCTGGGGCGGATGCACAAAGATTGACGCTTCTCAGTTCATCGAGGCTCCGCAGAAACAGAACTGA
- the nadD gene encoding nicotinate-nucleotide adenylyltransferase, with protein sequence MRLGLFGGTFNPIHLGHVTLAGNVFRDFKLDRLLLIPSSIPPHKKASVISPELRYEMVQLVAEKLGNGFEVSDVEVNSTEVSYTYKTLKKFRTDYPDAEIFFIAGTDIFATIESWQYWRDLFGLANFIVVNRSSVSFEDMMSRIPVTLKERVVTPDGFKGEKYGRIILYSMSEIDISSTEIRDMLDAEYRKANLPEDVYEFIRTNNLYRRANG encoded by the coding sequence ATGCGGCTGGGACTTTTCGGCGGAACTTTCAATCCTATACATCTGGGACATGTCACACTGGCAGGCAACGTTTTCAGGGACTTTAAGCTGGACAGGCTTCTGCTTATCCCGTCAAGCATACCGCCGCATAAAAAAGCGAGTGTTATCTCCCCTGAACTGAGATATGAGATGGTTCAGCTTGTGGCGGAGAAGCTGGGGAATGGTTTTGAAGTTTCCGATGTTGAGGTGAACTCAACGGAAGTGTCTTATACATATAAAACCCTGAAAAAATTCAGAACAGATTATCCCGATGCTGAGATATTCTTCATTGCGGGAACTGATATATTTGCTACCATAGAGTCATGGCAGTACTGGCGGGATCTCTTCGGACTCGCTAATTTTATAGTGGTGAACAGATCCTCCGTAAGCTTTGAGGATATGATGAGCCGCATCCCCGTTACACTGAAGGAGAGGGTGGTGACACCTGATGGCTTCAAAGGGGAAAAATACGGCAGGATAATACTTTACAGCATGTCAGAAATCGACATCTCCAGCACGGAGATAAGAGACATGCTGGACGCCGAATACAGAAAGGCGAATCTGCCGGAAGATGTTTACGAATTTATACGAACCAACAACTTATACAGGAGAGCCAATGGCTGA
- a CDS encoding glutamate-5-semialdehyde dehydrogenase: MKELFEKARSTSYKLMNLNTRVKNEALAAIARKLDENRELIKSENEKDLKAGLEAGLSSALIDRLRLDDKAIDSMIKAVNEIKEQTDPVGSVVDGYKRPNGLYITKVRVPLGVVGIIYESRPNVTVDAAALCLKSGNVSILRGGKEAIHSNTCLGKIMAEALAEAGLPEGTVNVVPDTDRFRVTEMLQAKGYIDIIIPRGGSELIKFCSENAHVPLVKHDAGICHVYVDKDADIQKALKIVRNAKVQRPGVCNAAETLLVHEDAAGAFLPVFAELTQKDGLELRGCGRTLAFIDVKPAADEDWSTEYLDLILSVKVVSSMEEALAHINRYGSGHSEAIITENYTSARQFMDRADASAVFVNASTRFNDGGEFGLGAEIGISTQKLHCRGPMGAFDLTTTKYQVYGDGHIRE, encoded by the coding sequence ATGAAGGAACTTTTTGAAAAAGCCAGAAGCACTTCCTACAAGCTGATGAACCTGAACACAAGAGTTAAAAACGAAGCCTTGGCTGCCATAGCCCGAAAGCTTGACGAAAACCGCGAACTGATAAAATCCGAAAACGAAAAAGACCTCAAGGCAGGGCTTGAAGCCGGACTGAGCTCCGCCCTTATAGACAGGCTCAGGTTGGACGATAAAGCCATAGATTCCATGATAAAGGCTGTGAACGAGATAAAAGAACAGACCGATCCTGTGGGTTCTGTGGTTGACGGATACAAACGCCCGAACGGGCTTTATATAACCAAAGTGCGCGTTCCTCTCGGCGTTGTCGGGATCATATACGAATCCAGACCGAATGTAACTGTGGATGCCGCCGCACTCTGCCTGAAATCAGGCAATGTATCGATCCTGAGAGGCGGGAAAGAGGCAATACACTCCAACACATGCTTAGGAAAGATAATGGCGGAAGCGCTTGCCGAGGCAGGTCTCCCTGAAGGCACGGTTAACGTCGTGCCGGATACCGACAGGTTTAGGGTTACGGAGATGCTTCAGGCTAAAGGATACATCGATATAATTATCCCCAGAGGCGGCTCAGAGCTTATTAAATTTTGCAGCGAGAACGCCCATGTGCCTCTTGTGAAGCATGATGCGGGCATATGTCATGTTTATGTGGATAAGGACGCGGATATACAGAAGGCGCTTAAAATAGTCAGAAACGCTAAAGTTCAGCGTCCGGGCGTGTGCAATGCCGCCGAGACTCTCCTTGTGCATGAGGATGCTGCGGGGGCGTTTCTCCCCGTGTTTGCGGAGCTTACGCAGAAGGACGGGCTGGAGCTGAGAGGCTGCGGAAGAACGCTTGCCTTCATAGATGTCAAGCCCGCAGCCGATGAGGACTGGAGCACGGAATACCTTGATCTGATCCTTTCCGTTAAGGTTGTTTCATCCATGGAAGAGGCTCTGGCGCATATAAACAGATACGGTTCCGGTCATTCGGAAGCGATTATTACGGAAAACTACACAAGCGCAAGGCAATTCATGGACAGGGCGGACGCTTCCGCTGTGTTTGTGAACGCATCAACGAGATTCAATGACGGCGGGGAGTTCGGACTTGGGGCTGAAATAGGCATCAGCACGCAGAAACTTCACTGCCGCGGGCCTATGGGCGCCTTTGACCTGACTACCACCAAGTATCAGGTTTACGGCGACGGTCACATCCGGGAATAA
- the proB gene encoding glutamate 5-kinase produces MRHLPEIETLVVKIGSNILLSENEGLNLDFIRSLTESVADVQRKIKNIVIVSSGAVGAGFRHLGFSSRPKNITDRQACAAIGQARLIWLYEKEFEAFGKSVAQILITKDDFANSRRCLNARYAIRRLLEFGVVPIINENDTVVVDELKYFESFGDNDNLSALVAGLIGADLLLILSDVNGLYDKNPSVYPDAKLIHDVQYIDENLMSAAGESVSGVGTGGMGSKLKAAKKALNAGCHVGIINGRDTANISRFISGELVGTYFSHTEDVYRIRKFWIAHAASVKGTISIDAGAVKAIVDMKKSLLPSGVVNVSGRFGIGDIISVADTEGRELAKGKTRYSSKDMRQIMGKKSAEIFDILGYKFSDEIIHRDDLVVSAERGHG; encoded by the coding sequence ATGAGACATTTACCTGAAATAGAAACCCTTGTTGTCAAGATCGGGAGCAACATTCTTCTGAGCGAGAACGAAGGACTTAATCTTGACTTTATCCGTTCCTTAACTGAATCAGTCGCTGATGTTCAGAGAAAAATCAAAAATATAGTAATCGTTTCGTCCGGCGCTGTGGGTGCGGGTTTCAGGCATTTGGGCTTTTCCTCCAGACCGAAAAACATCACAGACAGACAGGCGTGCGCCGCCATCGGACAGGCTCGCCTCATCTGGCTTTATGAGAAAGAGTTTGAAGCCTTCGGCAAGAGCGTTGCGCAGATTCTTATTACTAAAGACGACTTCGCCAACAGCCGCAGATGCCTCAATGCACGCTATGCGATCCGCCGTCTGCTTGAGTTCGGCGTTGTGCCGATCATAAACGAAAACGATACAGTCGTGGTGGATGAGCTGAAATATTTTGAGTCCTTCGGCGATAACGACAATCTCTCCGCTCTGGTTGCCGGTTTGATCGGAGCCGATCTTCTTCTTATTCTCTCCGATGTGAACGGGCTTTACGATAAAAACCCGTCGGTTTATCCCGATGCGAAGCTGATACACGATGTTCAGTACATAGACGAAAACCTGATGAGCGCTGCCGGAGAATCGGTAAGCGGGGTTGGAACGGGCGGCATGGGCTCCAAGCTCAAGGCGGCTAAAAAGGCACTTAACGCCGGATGTCATGTCGGCATAATCAACGGGCGTGACACTGCAAACATAAGCCGGTTCATCAGCGGTGAGCTCGTGGGAACCTATTTCTCGCACACGGAAGACGTTTACCGAATCAGAAAATTCTGGATAGCACACGCCGCCAGCGTAAAAGGAACTATTTCCATTGACGCGGGCGCTGTTAAGGCTATAGTGGACATGAAAAAGTCTCTGCTGCCGTCCGGTGTCGTGAATGTCAGCGGACGTTTCGGCATAGGCGACATAATCTCCGTTGCGGATACGGAAGGGCGTGAGCTGGCAAAGGGCAAAACCCGCTATTCAAGCAAGGACATGCGCCAGATTATGGGTAAGAAGTCCGCAGAGATTTTTGACATTCTCGGTTATAAATTCTCCGATGAAATAATCCACAGGGACGACCTCGTGGTATCTGCGGAAAGGGGGCACGGATGA
- a CDS encoding DUF779 domain-containing protein: protein MKTPDGEPAVVATPAALEAIERLLRERGSVFFFQSGGCCDGSLPMCFEEGEFMIGDNDVLLGEVGGCPFYIDFRQYEAWKHTQLILDVGEGEPEGFSIAAGENSHFITRSRVCQIRPSGSGELK from the coding sequence ATGAAAACGCCTGACGGAGAACCCGCTGTTGTGGCTACGCCCGCAGCCCTTGAGGCAATAGAGCGTCTGCTGAGGGAACGGGGATCTGTCTTCTTCTTCCAATCCGGCGGATGCTGCGACGGCAGCCTGCCTATGTGCTTTGAAGAGGGAGAGTTTATGATCGGCGATAACGATGTCCTCCTAGGCGAGGTCGGCGGTTGTCCGTTCTATATTGACTTCCGTCAGTATGAGGCATGGAAGCACACTCAGCTAATACTCGATGTCGGAGAAGGAGAGCCCGAAGGCTTTTCTATAGCCGCCGGAGAAAACAGCCACTTTATCACAAGATCCCGTGTATGCCAAATCCGTCCTTCGGGATCCGGAGAACTGAAGTAG
- the exaC gene encoding acetaldehyde dehydrogenase ExaC yields the protein MGKIYEAPGNAGSIVSLKSRYDNFIGGEWVAPEQGQYMPNISPATGKPFCEVAKSTVADVNKALDAAHKAKDAWGSSSLAERAAVLNRIADAIEANLEMLAVAESWENGKPVRETLGADIPLAVDHFRYFAGATRSLEGTLTEIDKDTVAYHFHEPLGVVGQIIPFNFPLLMAAWKIAPALAAGNCTVLKPASPTPWSILKLAEVIADIVPPGVINIITGPGGEIGKALATSPRIAKIGFTGETATGRLIMQYAAQNLIPSTTELGGKSPNIFFADVMAEDDAFLDKAVEGLVLYAFNKGEVCTCPSRALIQESIYDKFMERCLDRIRKITQGNPLDTSTMLGAQVSVQQIEKITGYVDIGRQEGAECLIGGKRKMMSGELSGGYYFEPTVLRGNNKMRVFQEEIFGPVLAVTTFKDEADALQIANDTLYGLGAGVWTRDGSRAYRMGRAIKAGRVWTNCYHLYPAGAAFGGYKISGIGRENHQMMLEHYTQTKNLLVSYSPNALGFF from the coding sequence ATGGGAAAAATTTACGAAGCACCCGGAAATGCAGGAAGTATTGTATCACTAAAATCTCGTTACGACAATTTCATCGGAGGAGAATGGGTAGCTCCTGAGCAGGGGCAGTATATGCCCAATATCAGCCCTGCTACCGGAAAACCATTTTGCGAAGTTGCAAAATCAACTGTGGCGGATGTCAACAAGGCTCTGGACGCGGCGCACAAAGCAAAGGACGCATGGGGTTCCTCATCGCTCGCAGAACGTGCGGCGGTTCTTAACCGCATTGCTGATGCCATTGAGGCTAATCTGGAAATGCTCGCTGTCGCGGAAAGCTGGGAAAACGGCAAGCCTGTGCGTGAAACGCTGGGAGCAGATATTCCTCTGGCAGTTGATCACTTCCGTTATTTTGCCGGAGCCACCCGCTCGCTTGAGGGTACTCTGACTGAAATTGACAAAGATACTGTTGCCTACCACTTTCATGAACCGCTCGGCGTTGTCGGACAGATCATTCCTTTTAATTTCCCTCTTCTTATGGCTGCGTGGAAGATTGCTCCCGCTCTTGCCGCAGGCAACTGCACTGTGCTTAAGCCTGCGTCCCCGACCCCGTGGTCTATTCTTAAACTGGCGGAAGTAATCGCCGATATAGTTCCCCCCGGTGTCATTAACATTATAACCGGTCCCGGAGGAGAGATAGGTAAGGCTCTTGCCACCAGCCCGCGCATAGCCAAAATCGGTTTTACGGGCGAAACTGCGACAGGCAGACTGATCATGCAGTATGCGGCTCAGAACCTTATTCCCTCAACAACAGAACTTGGCGGAAAATCACCCAACATATTCTTTGCCGACGTAATGGCGGAAGATGACGCCTTTCTTGATAAAGCTGTCGAAGGTTTAGTGCTTTACGCTTTCAACAAGGGTGAGGTTTGCACATGCCCGTCACGTGCGCTCATTCAGGAATCAATCTACGATAAATTTATGGAACGCTGCCTTGACCGCATCAGAAAGATTACTCAGGGCAATCCGCTGGATACATCCACTATGCTCGGCGCTCAGGTTTCCGTACAGCAGATAGAGAAAATAACCGGTTATGTTGACATAGGCAGGCAGGAAGGCGCGGAATGCCTGATCGGCGGCAAACGCAAAATGATGAGCGGTGAACTGTCCGGCGGATATTACTTTGAGCCGACAGTTCTGCGCGGAAACAATAAAATGCGTGTATTTCAGGAAGAGATCTTCGGACCTGTTCTGGCTGTAACAACTTTTAAAGATGAAGCGGATGCGCTGCAAATCGCTAACGACACTCTTTACGGTCTCGGCGCAGGGGTTTGGACAAGAGACGGCAGCCGTGCCTACCGTATGGGGCGGGCAATAAAAGCCGGACGTGTTTGGACGAACTGCTATCATTTATACCCTGCCGGAGCGGCTTTTGGCGGGTATAAAATATCGGGTATCGGAAGAGAGAACCACCAGATGATGCTTGAGCATTACACGCAGACTAAAAACCTGCTGGTCAGCTACAGCCCGAATGCTCTTGGTTTCTTTTAA
- a CDS encoding RrF2 family transcriptional regulator — MKVTRASDYAIRSLIHIAKKPEGTVFMRSELSKACDIPDSFLGKILQNLAKADILSSERGKKGGFRLNRPTQDITVYDIIRAIEGELSLNECIFDDSFCSIVNTCSAHKMWGSIQDSLLLKLKSYTLKQLADDEMRGQKEHVQP, encoded by the coding sequence ATGAAAGTTACCAGAGCCAGTGATTATGCGATCCGCTCACTGATTCATATCGCCAAAAAACCTGAAGGAACGGTTTTTATGCGCTCGGAGCTGTCCAAAGCATGCGACATTCCGGACAGCTTCCTCGGCAAAATCCTCCAGAACCTAGCCAAAGCGGATATTCTAAGCTCCGAACGGGGCAAAAAAGGCGGATTCAGACTCAACAGACCCACCCAAGATATAACAGTCTACGACATAATCAGAGCAATCGAAGGCGAACTCAGCTTAAATGAATGTATTTTTGATGACAGTTTTTGCAGCATAGTTAACACCTGCTCAGCCCACAAAATGTGGGGCAGCATTCAGGACAGCCTGCTTTTGAAGCTTAAATCCTATACCCTTAAACAACTTGCCGATGATGAGATGAGAGGGCAGAAGGAACACGTTCAGCCGTAA